A part of Sus scrofa isolate TJ Tabasco breed Duroc chromosome 15, Sscrofa11.1, whole genome shotgun sequence genomic DNA contains:
- the LOC110257013 gene encoding actin cytoskeleton-regulatory complex protein pan1-like, with translation MRLAACWRYESSLSASTPQRRLGVFSSCSRVKNQREEAPRPDAMTLPPPPAPSPTPPPFPARGLPAKAARPRPTPLAVDHAPPLVTPSSARARARGAALPVRSSLLLSF, from the coding sequence ATGAGGTTGGCCGCCTGCTGGCGGTACGAGAGCTCTTTATCTGCCTCCACTCCGCAGCGGCGGCTCGGCGTGTTCTCCAGCTGTTCTCGAGTAAAGAACCAGCGAGAAGAAGCTCCACGGCCCGACGCCATGACACTTCCTCCTCCGCCCGCTCCCTCACCCACCCCCCCTCCCTTCCCGGCTCGCGGACTCCCCGCCAAGGCCGCGCGACCCCGCCCCACTCCGCTCGCCGTAGACCACGCACCGCCCCTCGTCACCCCCTCTTCCGCCCGTGCGCGTGCGCGCGGGGCCGCCCTACCGGTTCGCTCtagtcttttgctttctttttaa